From the Oncorhynchus nerka isolate Pitt River linkage group LG28, Oner_Uvic_2.0, whole genome shotgun sequence genome, one window contains:
- the nanp gene encoding N-acylneuraminate-9-phosphatase codes for MNSEGIKAILLDLDNTLIDTAGAGGVAIQKVTELLKTTLDHEHTIAICDRFKHKLHHETFDPAGGRTIDEVRISHWEESIQEVMDGSPSSNPTLASECYYQWKNTRLELLTITPPVLTLLKQLRTSHKLLLLTNGETQTQREKVVALGCQGLFDAVVVGGEHAEEKPARSIFNHCFGLLAVQAHDCVMVGDSLDTDIVGGFNAGVRATVWINNGGVCPPEGSVNPDYTIPSVLDLPEVLAKFK; via the exons ATGAACAGTGAAGGTATCAAGGCGATATTGCTCGACTTGGATAACACGCTCATTGATACAGCGGGTGCCGGTGGAGTGGCCATTCAAAAA GTCACGGAGCTCTTGAAGACAACATTAGACCATGAACACACCATTGCCATTTGTGACAGATTTAAGCACAAGCTCCATCACGAGACCTTTGACCCAGCTGGTGGTAGGACAATAGATGAGGTGCGGATCAGCCACTGGGAGGAGAGCATCCAGGAGGTTATGGATGGGAGTCCCAGCTCTAACCCCACCCTTGCCAGTGAGTGCTACTACCAATGGAAGAACACTCGCCTGGAGCTTCTAACCATAACACCTCCAGTACTTACCCTGCTGAAGCAGCTGAGGACCAGCCACAAACTGCTGCTGCTGACCAATggagagacccagacacagagggAGAAGGTAGTGGCGTTGGGGTGTCAGGGGCTGTTTGAtgctgtggtggtggggggagagCATGCAGAAGAGAAGCCAGCCCGCTCCATCTTCAACCATTGCTTTGGCCTGCTCGCGGTGCAGGCTCACGACTGTGTTATGGTGGGAGACTCCCTGGACACAGACATTGTCGGGGGGTTTAATGCAGGGGTTAGAGCCACAGTGTGGATTAATAACGGAGGGGTGTGTCCACCTGAGGGATCTGTCAATCCAGACTACACCATTCCCTCTGTGCTGGATTTACCTGAGGTGCTGGCCAAGTTTAAGTGA